Proteins from a genomic interval of Kineococcus rhizosphaerae:
- a CDS encoding MarR family winged helix-turn-helix transcriptional regulator, giving the protein MNADAPGTARPRRSAASRHRASAPAEALARLEWVTQRVSRALQRAVDLVAADHGITAAEYHLLLAISDDVGRSNAEIARLTFVTPQSANHVLAELERRAFLQRTDDPNHGRIRHAVLTRTGREVLDSCTRQIAAIEARVVAGLDEQQRAVLLPALWQAAETLAGGFFGDAAEEARAEELRRARHAPR; this is encoded by the coding sequence GTGAACGCCGACGCCCCGGGCACCGCCCGCCCGCGACGGTCCGCCGCCTCCCGGCACCGGGCCAGCGCGCCCGCGGAAGCCCTCGCCCGGCTGGAGTGGGTCACGCAGCGGGTGTCGAGGGCCCTGCAGCGCGCGGTGGACCTCGTCGCGGCCGACCACGGCATCACCGCCGCGGAGTACCACCTGCTGCTCGCCATCAGCGACGACGTCGGCCGGTCCAACGCGGAGATCGCCCGGCTGACCTTCGTCACCCCTCAGTCGGCCAACCACGTGCTCGCCGAGCTCGAGCGCCGCGCGTTCCTGCAGCGCACCGACGACCCGAACCACGGCCGCATCCGGCACGCGGTGCTGACGCGCACCGGCCGGGAGGTCCTGGACAGCTGCACCCGCCAGATCGCCGCGATCGAAGCCCGGGTCGTGGCCGGCCTCGACGAGCAGCAGCGCGCGGTGCTGCTGCCCGCGCTGTGGCAGGCGGCCGAGACGCTGGCCGGCGGCTTCTTCGGCGACGCCGCGGAGGAGGCCCGGGCCGAGGAGCTGCGCCGCGCCCGGCACGCGCCGCGCTGA
- a CDS encoding alpha/beta hydrolase domain-containing protein, whose protein sequence is MTYRSVAPIRDTGSVPFGTAHLPDLAMGVDLAAHGYVEEELLLSGAAAVWHRPVPGGEAVPRAVESPFRTRVLVRRPAEAATASGFTLLEPLHPDLDSALVWNDVHPWLLREGHAWVGVTAFAHLATQLREEIDPERYADLDLPHEGQQYDVLAAAVRALAAGDLLGPVAPGPVVLAGMSATGSTCRVFLQDGFHERCSTPAGRRLVDGYLIAISSGGAGAAGYPPLSPGDAVLAADDARRTVTGHGAVVVELLSETESETHGPVLRADGDETDDRYRLVQVAGTAHVEARPSVLTNRQQFEDAGGRRPAFAVREPLSDARFDLYARAALAALRRWITDDVPAPRADRLHLRPGAEELERDEDGTALGGVRPPWVQVPLAVHLPHGTASEECEPPPPWMPFSDPEALARLVGTVRRFPLAETRRRYGTRAAWLRRFAAATGQQVAAGWLLAEDGTELLHHAPERWRG, encoded by the coding sequence ATGACGTACCGCTCCGTCGCGCCGATCCGGGACACGGGATCCGTCCCCTTCGGCACCGCGCACCTGCCCGACCTGGCCATGGGCGTCGACCTGGCCGCGCACGGCTACGTCGAGGAGGAACTGCTCCTGAGCGGTGCCGCCGCCGTCTGGCACCGCCCGGTCCCCGGTGGCGAGGCCGTCCCCCGCGCGGTGGAGTCGCCGTTCCGCACCCGGGTCCTCGTGCGCCGCCCCGCCGAGGCCGCGACCGCGTCCGGGTTCACGCTCCTCGAACCCCTGCACCCCGACCTCGACTCCGCGCTCGTGTGGAACGACGTGCACCCGTGGCTGCTGCGCGAGGGGCACGCCTGGGTGGGCGTCACCGCCTTCGCCCACCTGGCGACGCAACTGCGCGAGGAGATCGACCCCGAGCGCTACGCCGACCTGGACCTGCCGCACGAGGGGCAGCAGTACGACGTCCTCGCCGCGGCGGTGCGCGCCCTCGCCGCCGGCGACCTGCTGGGTCCCGTGGCCCCCGGGCCCGTCGTCCTCGCCGGGATGTCGGCGACCGGCAGCACCTGCCGGGTGTTCCTGCAGGACGGTTTCCACGAGCGCTGCAGCACCCCCGCCGGCCGCCGGCTCGTCGACGGGTACCTCATCGCGATCTCCTCCGGCGGCGCGGGAGCCGCCGGCTACCCGCCGCTGTCCCCGGGTGACGCCGTCCTCGCGGCCGACGACGCCCGCCGCACCGTCACCGGGCACGGCGCGGTGGTCGTGGAACTGCTCAGCGAGACCGAGTCCGAGACCCACGGCCCGGTGCTGCGCGCGGACGGCGACGAGACCGACGACCGCTACCGCCTCGTCCAGGTGGCCGGGACCGCGCACGTCGAGGCGCGACCGAGCGTGCTGACCAACCGGCAGCAGTTCGAGGACGCGGGCGGGCGCCGGCCCGCGTTCGCCGTCCGCGAGCCGCTCAGCGACGCGCGCTTCGACCTGTACGCCCGCGCGGCCCTCGCCGCGCTGCGACGCTGGATCACCGACGACGTCCCGGCGCCCCGCGCGGACCGCCTGCACCTGCGCCCCGGGGCCGAGGAGCTGGAGCGCGACGAGGACGGCACCGCCCTCGGCGGCGTGCGCCCCCCGTGGGTCCAGGTGCCGCTGGCCGTGCACCTGCCGCACGGCACCGCCTCCGAGGAGTGCGAACCCCCACCGCCCTGGATGCCCTTCAGCGACCCCGAAGCGCTGGCCCGCCTGGTCGGCACCGTGCGCCGCTTCCCGCTGGCCGAGACCCGGCGCCGCTACGGCACCCGCGCGGCGTGGCTGCGCCGGTTCGCGGCCGCGACCGGCCAGCAGGTCGCCGCCGGCTGGTTGCTGGCCGAGGACGGCACCGAACTCCTGCACCACGCGCCGGAGCGCTGGCGTGGTTGA
- a CDS encoding ABC transporter substrate-binding protein encodes MPASRLPTRTLLAALSVAVLTLTTTACSDTGSNGPENSGGPGGTLTTQFAGIPISLNPALGGSGGSAIFTALAYDSLIHQTGDGELIPDLATAWSFDPTNTVLTLTLRQGVKFSDGAPLDAAAVKASLEYFLSAGGGDLRYAGPVASVEAPSADTVVITYKTPYPDGPYYLTQYWGVGQVIGPKGLADPDSLLTATDGTGPYTYSASKSVTNSSYTYEKNPGYFAPEAQQYDSVVVKVIGDPSASLSAVTTGQVSFAGLTPTTAVSAKSSGLKLVTAPFFTWGLTVADHQGTLVPALANPDVRQAMALALDRDALASALGADYNQANGQLTAEGVDGHLDGYGFTQDLAEAKSLMASAGYPDGFTLPVLTENVLDNQTTISQAMAGDLAKIGVKVELVVKNTVPDFIQAALSKQYPVLVWPVIGSTSAQVLANFVQPGVTDPFGTADPTLTALYAQAQAASGADRTAVFEQITKASNEAAWFIPAVSTDNVFAVDADLQNVTASALNPNPLPVSPDPRYAWKSAE; translated from the coding sequence ATGCCTGCCTCCCGCCTGCCCACGAGAACCCTGCTCGCCGCCCTCTCCGTCGCTGTCCTCACCCTCACCACGACCGCCTGCAGCGACACCGGGTCGAACGGACCGGAGAACTCCGGCGGCCCCGGCGGGACCCTCACGACGCAGTTCGCGGGCATCCCCATCAGCCTCAACCCCGCCCTCGGCGGGTCCGGCGGCAGCGCGATCTTCACCGCCCTGGCCTACGACTCCCTCATCCACCAGACCGGCGACGGCGAACTGATCCCCGACCTGGCCACGGCGTGGTCCTTCGACCCTACGAACACCGTGCTCACCCTCACCCTGCGCCAGGGCGTGAAGTTCAGCGACGGCGCGCCCCTGGACGCCGCCGCGGTCAAGGCGTCGCTGGAGTACTTCCTGTCCGCCGGCGGCGGCGACCTGCGCTACGCCGGGCCGGTGGCCTCGGTGGAGGCGCCGTCGGCCGACACCGTGGTGATCACGTACAAGACCCCGTACCCCGACGGCCCGTACTACCTCACGCAGTACTGGGGTGTCGGGCAGGTCATCGGGCCCAAGGGCCTGGCCGACCCTGACAGCCTGCTGACCGCGACCGACGGCACCGGTCCCTACACCTACTCGGCGTCGAAGTCCGTCACGAACTCCTCGTACACCTACGAGAAGAACCCCGGGTACTTCGCGCCCGAGGCCCAGCAGTACGACTCCGTCGTCGTGAAGGTCATCGGCGACCCCAGCGCCTCCCTGTCGGCCGTCACCACCGGCCAGGTCTCCTTCGCCGGCCTCACCCCGACCACCGCGGTCAGCGCGAAGTCCAGCGGGCTGAAACTCGTCACCGCGCCGTTCTTCACCTGGGGCCTCACCGTCGCCGACCACCAGGGAACCCTCGTCCCCGCCCTGGCGAACCCCGACGTGCGGCAGGCGATGGCCCTCGCCCTCGACCGCGACGCGCTCGCTTCCGCGCTCGGCGCGGACTACAACCAGGCCAACGGCCAGCTCACCGCCGAGGGGGTCGACGGCCACCTCGACGGGTACGGCTTCACCCAGGACCTCGCCGAGGCCAAGTCCCTCATGGCCTCGGCCGGGTACCCGGACGGTTTCACACTGCCCGTGCTGACCGAGAACGTCCTGGACAACCAGACGACGATCTCGCAGGCGATGGCCGGCGACCTCGCCAAGATCGGCGTCAAGGTCGAACTCGTCGTCAAGAACACCGTGCCGGACTTCATCCAGGCCGCGCTGTCCAAGCAGTACCCCGTCCTCGTCTGGCCCGTCATCGGTTCCACCAGCGCCCAGGTGCTGGCGAACTTCGTCCAGCCCGGTGTCACCGACCCGTTCGGCACCGCCGACCCGACGCTCACGGCCCTGTACGCGCAGGCCCAGGCGGCGAGCGGGGCGGACCGGACCGCGGTCTTCGAGCAGATCACCAAGGCCTCCAACGAGGCCGCGTGGTTCATCCCCGCCGTCTCGACCGACAACGTGTTCGCGGTCGACGCCGACCTGCAGAACGTCACGGCGTCGGCGCTGAACCCCAACCCGCTGCCCGTCTCACCGGACCCCCGGTACGCGTGGAAGAGCGCCGAGTGA